A region from the uncultured Stenotrophomonas sp. genome encodes:
- a CDS encoding conserved exported hypothetical protein (Evidence 4 : Homologs of previously reported genes of unknown function) gives MNRAQFLRLMLGTAAGAMVPPAFAQASRHDFWFTRLKYDSGDWDVDARMPSNLITSLIDYTTLRVDPTEHVVALSDPKMLRAPFCYLAGHKLVEFNPDERRNFERYVRNGGFVFVDDCNHDIDGLFATSFEAQMRSIFGANALEKLPNTHALYNSFFKFPEGPPATTFELNGWGDDLVHDYLKGIEIDGRLGLLYSNKDYGCEWDYDWRNKRFLAEDNTKLGVNIVMYALTH, from the coding sequence ATGAACCGCGCCCAATTCCTCCGCCTGATGCTCGGCACGGCGGCAGGCGCGATGGTGCCGCCCGCCTTCGCCCAGGCCAGCCGCCACGACTTCTGGTTCACGCGGCTGAAGTACGACTCCGGCGACTGGGACGTGGACGCGCGCATGCCGTCCAACCTGATCACCTCGCTGATCGACTACACCACGCTGCGCGTCGATCCGACCGAACACGTCGTTGCCCTGTCCGATCCGAAAATGCTGCGCGCACCGTTCTGCTATCTGGCCGGGCACAAGCTGGTCGAGTTCAACCCGGACGAACGCCGCAACTTCGAGCGTTACGTGCGCAACGGCGGCTTCGTGTTCGTCGATGACTGCAACCACGACATCGATGGCCTGTTCGCCACGTCGTTCGAGGCACAGATGCGCAGCATCTTCGGCGCCAACGCACTGGAAAAACTGCCCAACACCCACGCGCTCTACAACAGCTTCTTCAAGTTTCCCGAAGGGCCGCCGGCGACCACGTTCGAGCTGAATGGCTGGGGCGACGACCTGGTGCACGACTACCTCAAGGGCATCGAGATCGATGGCCGCCTCGGCCTGCTCTACAGCAACAAGGACTACGGCTGTGAATGGGACTACGACTGGCGCAACAAGCGCTTCCTGGCCGAGGACAACACGAAGCTCGGCGTGAACATCGTGATGTACGCGCTGACGCACTGA
- a CDS encoding Peptidase U62 modulator of DNA gyrase, with amino-acid sequence MSIFTEQEAKAILDKVIALSTADECSATLAGSIDGNIRFALNNVSTSGMIDDTELAVQVAFGKRVGTASINEFDDASLERVVRRAEDLARLAPENPEFMPIIGKQDYTPSPTFSESTAAIDPDFRARVAADSITPCRGNGLVAAGFLEDSRGFVAIANSKGNFGYQRTSSFDYTCTVRTEDGRGSGWVGRNLKDAADFKAGQDIEIAKRKALESAEAKALEPGKYTVILEPAAAAGLISFMMNFFDARSADEGRSFLSKKGGGNKLGEQVYDPQVNLFADPWHPEAPVLPWDGEGMPRERTAIIENGKVMNLNYSRYWAQKQGKTANARPGNLLMGGGSKSIAELVKGTQKGILLTRTWYIRMVDPQTVLLTGLTRDGTFYIENGQIKHPVKNFRFNESPVIMLNNIDELGKPVRVAGDESSFVMMIPPMRLRDFTFTSLSDAV; translated from the coding sequence ATGAGCATCTTCACCGAACAGGAAGCCAAGGCCATCCTGGACAAAGTCATCGCGCTGTCCACCGCCGACGAGTGCAGCGCCACGCTGGCCGGCTCCATTGATGGCAACATCCGCTTCGCGCTGAACAACGTCTCCACCAGCGGCATGATCGACGACACCGAGCTGGCCGTGCAGGTCGCCTTCGGCAAACGTGTGGGCACCGCCTCGATCAACGAGTTCGACGACGCCTCGCTGGAGCGCGTGGTACGCCGCGCCGAGGACCTGGCCCGGCTGGCACCGGAAAACCCGGAGTTCATGCCCATCATCGGCAAGCAGGACTACACGCCGAGCCCGACCTTCAGCGAATCCACCGCCGCCATCGACCCGGATTTCCGCGCGCGGGTCGCCGCCGATTCCATCACCCCATGCCGCGGCAACGGCTTGGTCGCCGCCGGCTTCCTCGAGGACAGCCGCGGCTTCGTCGCCATCGCCAACAGCAAGGGCAACTTCGGCTACCAGCGCACCAGCAGCTTCGACTACACCTGCACCGTGCGCACCGAGGACGGACGTGGTTCGGGCTGGGTGGGCCGCAACCTCAAGGATGCGGCCGACTTCAAGGCTGGGCAGGACATCGAGATCGCCAAGCGCAAGGCGCTCGAATCGGCCGAAGCCAAGGCGCTGGAGCCGGGCAAGTACACGGTGATCCTGGAGCCGGCCGCGGCTGCCGGCCTGATCAGCTTCATGATGAACTTCTTCGATGCACGCTCGGCCGACGAGGGCCGCAGCTTCCTGTCGAAGAAGGGGGGCGGCAACAAGCTGGGCGAACAGGTCTACGACCCGCAGGTCAACCTGTTTGCCGACCCCTGGCATCCGGAAGCACCGGTACTGCCGTGGGACGGCGAAGGCATGCCGCGCGAGCGCACGGCCATCATCGAGAACGGCAAGGTGATGAACCTCAACTACTCGCGCTACTGGGCGCAGAAGCAGGGCAAGACCGCCAACGCGCGACCCGGAAACCTGCTGATGGGTGGCGGCAGCAAGTCCATCGCCGAGCTGGTGAAAGGCACGCAGAAGGGCATCCTGCTCACCCGCACCTGGTACATCCGCATGGTCGACCCGCAGACCGTGCTGCTGACCGGCCTGACCCGCGACGGCACCTTCTACATCGAGAACGGGCAGATCAAGCACCCGGTGAAGAACTTCCGCTTCAACGAATCACCGGTGATCATGCTCAACAACATCGACGAGCTCGGCAAGCCGGTACGCGTGGCAGGTGATGAATCGAGCTTCGTGATGATGATTCCACCGATGCGGTTGCGGGATTTCACCTTCACCTCGCTCTCCGACGCGGTGTAA
- a CDS encoding TldD family protein, Actinobacterial subgroup: MQRRDFLALTGLTAGGLMLPSFFGKAIAAEQLLTVIDPALKKRLADDAMNAARAAGASYCDVRIGRYLRQFVITREDRVQNVVNTESTGTGIRVIVNGAWGFAATNDLSPAGVVKAAQQAAAIAKANAKIQTAPVQLAKAPGYGEVSWRTPIRKNAMEVPIKDKADLLLGVNAAALDAGASFVNSMLFLVNEQKYFASTDGSYIDQDVHRIWAPMTVTAIDKASGKFRTRGGLSAPMGMGFEYLDGAASGKTVLPNGVTVYGQSYDMREDAIAAAKHAQEKLTATSVKPGKYDLVLDPSHTWLTIHESVGHPLELDRVLGYEANYAGTSFATLDKREAHFQYGSDKVNIFADKLQPGSLGAVGYDDEGVKTKQWPLITDGKLVDYQAIRDQAHILGKAESDGCCYADSWSSVQFQRMANVSMAPGKTPLSVAELVKDVENGIYIIGDGSFSIDQQRYNAQFGGQLFYEIKDGTITRMLEDVAYQIRTPEFWNACSAVADERDYRLGGSFFDGKGQPGQVSAVSHGSSTARFDGINVINTARSLG, encoded by the coding sequence TTGCAAAGACGTGACTTCCTTGCCCTGACCGGGCTCACCGCCGGCGGCCTGATGCTGCCGTCCTTCTTCGGCAAGGCCATCGCCGCCGAACAACTGCTGACCGTGATCGACCCGGCCTTGAAGAAGCGCCTGGCCGACGATGCGATGAACGCGGCCCGCGCCGCCGGCGCAAGCTACTGCGACGTGCGCATTGGCCGCTACCTGCGCCAGTTCGTCATCACCCGCGAAGACCGGGTGCAGAACGTGGTCAATACCGAATCCACCGGCACCGGCATCCGCGTCATCGTCAATGGCGCCTGGGGCTTCGCCGCCACCAACGACCTCAGCCCGGCCGGCGTGGTCAAGGCCGCGCAGCAGGCCGCCGCGATCGCCAAGGCCAACGCGAAGATCCAGACCGCGCCGGTGCAGTTGGCCAAGGCGCCGGGGTACGGCGAAGTGAGCTGGCGCACGCCGATCAGGAAGAACGCGATGGAAGTGCCGATCAAGGACAAGGCCGACCTGCTGCTGGGCGTGAACGCCGCCGCGCTCGACGCCGGCGCCAGCTTCGTCAACTCGATGCTGTTCCTGGTCAACGAGCAGAAGTACTTCGCCTCCACCGACGGTTCCTACATCGACCAGGACGTGCACCGCATCTGGGCGCCGATGACGGTGACCGCCATCGACAAGGCCAGCGGCAAGTTCCGCACCCGCGGCGGGCTGTCCGCACCGATGGGCATGGGCTTCGAGTATCTGGACGGCGCCGCGTCCGGCAAGACCGTGCTGCCCAATGGCGTCACCGTCTACGGCCAGTCCTACGACATGCGCGAGGACGCCATTGCCGCAGCGAAGCATGCGCAGGAGAAGCTGACCGCCACCTCGGTCAAGCCCGGCAAATACGACCTGGTGCTGGACCCGTCGCACACCTGGCTGACCATCCACGAATCGGTCGGTCACCCGCTGGAGCTGGATCGCGTGCTCGGTTACGAGGCCAATTACGCCGGCACCAGCTTCGCCACGCTGGACAAGCGCGAGGCGCATTTCCAGTACGGCAGCGACAAGGTCAACATCTTCGCCGACAAGCTGCAGCCCGGTTCGCTGGGTGCGGTCGGTTACGACGACGAGGGCGTGAAGACCAAGCAATGGCCGCTGATCACCGATGGCAAACTGGTCGATTACCAGGCCATCCGCGACCAGGCCCACATCCTCGGCAAGGCCGAATCGGACGGTTGCTGCTACGCCGACTCGTGGTCGAGCGTGCAGTTCCAGCGCATGGCCAACGTGTCGATGGCACCGGGCAAGACGCCGTTGAGCGTGGCCGAGCTGGTCAAGGACGTGGAGAACGGCATCTACATCATCGGCGACGGCTCGTTCTCGATCGACCAGCAACGCTACAACGCGCAGTTCGGCGGCCAGCTGTTCTACGAGATCAAGGACGGCACGATCACCCGCATGCTGGAAGACGTTGCCTACCAGATCCGCACGCCGGAATTCTGGAACGCCTGCAGCGCCGTGGCCGACGAACGCGACTACCGCCTGGGCGGTTCGTTCTTCGACGGCAAGGGCCAGCCGGGCCAGGTCTCGGCGGTGTCGCACGGCTCGTCCACCGCCCGTTTCGACGGCATCAACGTCATCAATACCGCACGCAGCCTCGGCTGA
- a CDS encoding Peptidase U62 modulator of DNA gyrase, which produces MHRRQFLALSGLGLAGMMLPNARLIAAEELLAPADVAKKKTLADTVLALARRGGASYCDVRIGRYLNQAIITREDKVQNVTNSESAGVGIRVIVDGAWGFAASSQPGEQGVAAAVAQALAIARANARIQTRPVQLAPTPGVGEVQWRTPIRRNAMAVPVKDKVELLLSINAAALDAGASFINSQLFLVNEQKYFASSDGSWIDQDVHRIWLPFTATAIDKASGKFRTRNGLSAPAGMGWEFLDGDDAGKYQLPGGVIGYGHSYDPMEDAIAAAKQAREKLAAPSVKPGKYDLVLDPSNLFLTIHENVGHPLELDRVLGYEANYAGTSFATLDKRDAGFRWGSDIVNFIADKTQPYSLGAVGYDDEGVKCRRWDLVKDGILVNYQATRDEVHILGENASHGCSYADSWSSVQFQRMANVSLAPGKAPLTPAQMVKDVENGIYIHGRGSYSIDQQRYNAQFGGQLCYQIRNGEITGMVEDAAYQIRTPEFWNACSAICDERDFRLGGSFFDGKGQPGQVSAVSHGSATTRFDGVNIINTARSLG; this is translated from the coding sequence ATGCACCGCCGCCAGTTCCTCGCACTCTCCGGCCTCGGCTTGGCCGGAATGATGCTGCCCAATGCCCGCCTGATCGCCGCCGAGGAGCTGCTCGCCCCGGCCGATGTGGCAAAGAAAAAGACGCTGGCCGACACCGTACTGGCGCTGGCCAGGCGCGGTGGCGCGAGCTATTGCGACGTGCGCATCGGCCGCTATTTGAATCAGGCCATCATCACCCGCGAAGACAAGGTCCAGAACGTCACCAACAGCGAATCGGCCGGCGTCGGCATCCGTGTCATCGTCGATGGCGCCTGGGGCTTCGCCGCCAGCAGCCAGCCCGGCGAACAGGGCGTGGCGGCGGCGGTGGCACAGGCATTGGCCATCGCCCGTGCGAACGCGAGGATCCAGACCCGGCCGGTGCAACTGGCCCCCACTCCCGGTGTCGGCGAGGTGCAGTGGCGAACGCCGATCCGCCGCAACGCGATGGCGGTACCGGTCAAGGACAAGGTGGAACTGCTGCTGTCGATCAATGCCGCCGCACTCGACGCCGGTGCCAGCTTCATCAACTCGCAGCTGTTCCTGGTCAATGAGCAGAAGTACTTCGCCTCCAGCGACGGCTCGTGGATCGACCAGGACGTGCACCGCATCTGGCTGCCGTTTACCGCCACCGCCATCGACAAGGCCAGCGGCAAGTTCCGCACCCGCAACGGGCTGTCGGCGCCAGCCGGCATGGGCTGGGAATTCCTCGATGGCGACGACGCGGGCAAGTACCAGCTGCCCGGCGGGGTGATCGGCTACGGCCATTCCTACGACCCGATGGAGGACGCCATCGCCGCCGCGAAGCAGGCACGCGAAAAGCTGGCTGCGCCATCAGTGAAGCCGGGCAAGTACGACCTGGTGCTGGACCCGTCCAACCTGTTCCTGACCATCCACGAGAACGTCGGCCACCCGCTGGAGCTGGACCGCGTACTCGGCTACGAGGCCAACTACGCCGGCACCAGCTTCGCCACGCTGGACAAGCGCGACGCCGGTTTCCGCTGGGGCAGCGACATCGTCAACTTCATAGCCGACAAGACCCAGCCCTACAGCCTGGGCGCGGTGGGCTACGACGACGAGGGCGTGAAGTGCCGGCGCTGGGATCTGGTGAAGGACGGCATCCTGGTCAACTACCAGGCCACCCGCGACGAGGTGCATATCCTCGGCGAGAACGCCTCGCATGGCTGCAGCTACGCCGATTCGTGGAGCAGCGTTCAGTTCCAGCGCATGGCCAACGTGTCGCTGGCGCCGGGCAAGGCGCCGCTGACGCCGGCGCAGATGGTCAAGGACGTGGAGAACGGCATCTACATCCACGGCCGCGGTTCGTATTCCATCGACCAGCAACGCTACAACGCGCAATTCGGCGGCCAGCTCTGCTACCAGATCAGGAATGGCGAGATCACCGGCATGGTCGAGGACGCCGCCTACCAGATCCGCACACCGGAATTCTGGAACGCCTGCTCGGCCATCTGCGATGAACGCGATTTCCGCCTCGGCGGCTCGTTCTTCGATGGCAAGGGCCAGCCGGGGCAGGTATCGGCGGTATCGCACGGGTCGGCGACGACGCGTTTCGACGGCGTCAACATCATCAATACGGCGCGCTCGTTGGGGTAA
- a CDS encoding conserved hypothetical protein (Evidence 4 : Homologs of previously reported genes of unknown function), protein MIEKPHAESCDRNREPILEVLRRYLGTARDVLEIGSGTGQHAVHFAAAMPWLRWQASDHRDNLPGIGRWLDEAALPNTPPPLELQAVPTGMPGLQPLPPLPQAEGVAGFDAVFTANTLHIMGWDSVQALFAGLPPLMAPGALFIAYGPFNYGGDFSSDSNRAFDGWLKARDPRSGIRDFEAVDTLARMQGLALREDMAMPANNRTLVWQRMHS, encoded by the coding sequence ATGATCGAAAAACCCCATGCCGAATCCTGCGACCGCAACCGCGAACCAATCCTGGAGGTGCTGCGGCGGTACCTCGGCACTGCCCGCGATGTGCTGGAGATCGGCAGTGGCACCGGCCAGCACGCGGTGCATTTCGCCGCGGCGATGCCGTGGCTGCGCTGGCAGGCCAGCGATCACCGCGACAACCTGCCCGGCATCGGCCGATGGCTGGACGAGGCGGCGCTGCCGAACACGCCACCGCCGCTGGAGCTGCAGGCCGTGCCCACCGGAATGCCGGGCCTGCAGCCGTTGCCACCCCTGCCACAGGCGGAGGGCGTGGCCGGTTTCGACGCGGTGTTCACCGCCAATACCCTGCACATCATGGGCTGGGACAGCGTGCAGGCGCTGTTCGCCGGGCTGCCGCCGCTGATGGCGCCGGGTGCCCTGTTCATTGCCTACGGGCCGTTCAACTACGGCGGTGATTTCAGCAGCGACAGCAACCGCGCGTTTGATGGCTGGTTGAAGGCGCGCGACCCGCGTTCGGGTATCCGCGATTTCGAGGCGGTGGATACGCTGGCCCGCATGCAGGGGCTGGCGCTGCGCGAGGACATGGCGATGCCGGCCAACAACCGCACGCTGGTGTGGCAGCGCATGCACTCCTGA
- the hipA gene encoding regulator with hipB (Evidence 2a : Function of homologous gene experimentally demonstrated in an other organism; PubMedId : 15576765; Product type r : regulator), which produces MPELRVWMNGVEVAIWQDEPRTGSRLTYLSTWLESPLPRPLSLSLPLLPAGESHRGQVVADYFDNLLPDNGAIRNRIRDRFGTHSTGTFDLLQAIGRDCVGAVQLLPPGYAPDDLHEIRYRALSDAQVGGLLRNVTTPALPGQRTRDEDEFRISIAGAQEKTGLLRHREQWCIPTGSTPSTHIFKLPLGLVGNMRADMQLSVENEWLCMQMLAAFGIPVANTSIGQFGDQHALIVERFDRRLARNGHWWLRLPQEDMCQVFGLPSSRKYESDDGPGIVQIMELLRQSEQPEDRVTFFKTQLLFWMLAATDGHAKNFSIHIEAAGRFRLTPIYDVLSVHPILGRGPGQLDPHNAALAMAVAGKNRHRKLMQIRRRHWNETARACGIAEGAEPWIAQLLEQVEPAIATVRARLPPGFPDSVATPIFNGLRKSAERLAAMPADT; this is translated from the coding sequence ATGCCTGAACTGCGGGTCTGGATGAATGGTGTGGAAGTCGCCATCTGGCAGGACGAACCGCGCACCGGTTCACGGTTGACCTATCTCTCCACATGGCTGGAATCCCCGTTGCCGCGCCCCTTGTCGCTGTCGCTGCCACTGTTGCCGGCCGGCGAGAGCCACCGCGGCCAAGTCGTCGCCGATTACTTCGACAATCTGTTGCCCGACAACGGCGCCATCCGCAACCGCATCCGTGACCGTTTCGGCACGCACTCCACCGGCACCTTCGATCTGCTGCAAGCCATCGGCCGCGATTGCGTTGGCGCGGTGCAGTTGCTTCCGCCCGGCTACGCCCCTGACGATCTTCACGAAATCCGCTACCGAGCGCTGAGCGATGCACAGGTCGGTGGGCTGCTGCGCAATGTCACCACACCCGCACTGCCGGGGCAGCGCACACGCGACGAGGACGAGTTCCGCATCTCCATCGCCGGCGCACAGGAAAAAACCGGTCTGCTGCGGCACCGCGAGCAGTGGTGCATTCCCACCGGCAGCACACCCAGCACCCACATCTTCAAACTGCCGTTGGGATTGGTCGGCAACATGCGCGCCGACATGCAGTTGTCGGTCGAAAACGAATGGCTGTGCATGCAGATGCTGGCCGCGTTCGGTATTCCCGTCGCCAACACCTCGATCGGCCAATTCGGCGACCAGCATGCGCTGATCGTGGAACGCTTCGATCGCCGGTTGGCCCGCAACGGCCACTGGTGGCTGCGGCTGCCGCAGGAGGACATGTGCCAGGTCTTCGGCCTGCCCTCATCGCGCAAATACGAAAGCGATGATGGCCCCGGCATCGTGCAGATCATGGAACTGCTGCGGCAATCGGAACAGCCGGAAGACCGCGTGACATTCTTCAAGACCCAGTTGCTGTTCTGGATGCTGGCGGCCACCGATGGACACGCCAAGAATTTCAGCATCCACATCGAAGCGGCCGGCCGCTTCCGGCTGACGCCGATCTACGACGTGCTTTCGGTCCATCCGATCCTCGGCCGTGGTCCAGGCCAGCTTGACCCGCACAATGCAGCACTGGCGATGGCGGTTGCCGGCAAGAACCGCCATCGCAAGCTCATGCAGATCCGCCGCCGCCATTGGAACGAAACTGCACGCGCCTGCGGCATTGCCGAAGGCGCCGAACCGTGGATCGCGCAATTGCTGGAACAGGTGGAACCGGCCATTGCCACGGTACGCGCACGCTTGCCGCCCGGCTTCCCCGATTCGGTGGCAACGCCCATTTTCAATGGCCTGCGAAAGTCGGCCGAACGACTGGCGGCAATGCCTGCCGATACCTGA
- a CDS encoding conserved hypothetical protein (Evidence 4 : Homologs of previously reported genes of unknown function), which produces MTSTAYTIRTARQLGPLMRAFRKQAGLSQAQLAERLGISRQAITALERAPESATFERLMRVWAELGLAVSLQPDLRVASPPALEW; this is translated from the coding sequence ATGACATCCACCGCATATACCATTCGCACAGCCCGGCAACTGGGTCCACTGATGCGTGCATTCCGCAAGCAGGCCGGGCTCAGTCAGGCCCAACTGGCCGAGCGCCTCGGTATTTCCCGCCAAGCCATTACCGCCCTCGAGCGCGCGCCGGAGTCCGCCACCTTCGAGCGGTTGATGCGGGTATGGGCCGAATTGGGGCTGGCCGTCTCGCTGCAGCCGGACCTGCGCGTTGCCTCTCCGCCAGCGCTGGAGTGGTAA